A DNA window from Drosophila pseudoobscura strain MV-25-SWS-2005 chromosome 2, UCI_Dpse_MV25, whole genome shotgun sequence contains the following coding sequences:
- the LOC4800683 gene encoding odorant receptor 98a-like produces MSIFIVAVSVVYVPIGVFITFFVELKTLSPSEALSVLQVALNAMGFPLKLLFFRLYMWRFYKIEKLLGRMDERCIDSTERSEVHRWVARCNIAYLIYQFIYISYTISTFLTATYSGVVPWNIYNPFIDWRESTRNLWIDSVLELMFIIGIVIQTYMIDVFPLLYGLILRAHIKLLRQRVEKLCLDPSQSDDENNEELENCIEDHKLILE; encoded by the coding sequence ATGTCGATTTTCATAGTAGCTGTCTCCGTTGTCTATGTGCCAATTGGAGTCTTCATCACTTTTTTCGTGGAATTGAAAACCCTTTCACCAAGTGAAGCTTTGTCCGTGCTGCAGGTCGCACTCAATGCCATGGGATTTCCTTTGAAGTTGCTCTTCTTCAGACTCTATATGTGGCGCTTCTACAAAATCGAGAAGCTCCTTGGCCGCATGGACGAGCGTTGCATCGACAGCACAGAGCGCAGCGAAGTGCATCGCTGGGTGGCACGGTGCAACATTGCATATCTCATCTACCAGTTTATCTACATCTCCTACACCATATCGACATTTCTAACGGCAACCTACTCGGGGGTGGTGCCATGGAATATCTACAATCCATTCATTGACTGGCGCGAGAGCACACGGAACCTTTGGATCGATTCAGTGCTGGAATTAATGTTCATAATTGGCATAGTTATCCAAACCTATATGATAGATGTGTTCCCCCTTCTGTACGGTCTGATTTTACGGGCCCACATTAAGCTCCTCAGGCAGAGAGTCGAGAAACTTTGCTTGGATCCCAGTCAGAGTGATGATGAAAACAATGAGGAGCTCGAGAATTGCATCGAGGACCACAAACTTATTCTGGAGTAA
- the LOC117183391 gene encoding odorant receptor 98a-like produces MLVGLVLGISLINLYLFADTWAKLAIAAYIVVQIVQTFPFCYTCDLIREDCESLAVAIFHSNWKGSSRRYRSSLIYFLQNAQRTISFSAGSVFPICLNTNIRVAKLAFSVVTFVKQVKN; encoded by the exons ATGCTGGTCGGCTTGGTCCTGGGGATATCCCTGATCAATCTTTACTTATTTGCTGACACTTGGGCAAAACTGGCTATAGCCGCGTACATAGTCGTTCAGATTGTTCAGACATTTCCCTTCTGCTACACCTGCGACCTCATCAGGGAGGACTGTGAGTCCTTGGCCGTGGCCATATTTCACTCCAACTGGAAGGGCTCGAGTCGCAGATATAGATCCTCGTTGATTTACTTCCTGCAGAATGCCCAGAGGACGATCTCCTTCAGCGCCGGATCTGTATTTCCCATATGCTTGAACACCAACATCAGG GTTGCCAAGCTGGCCTTTTCTGTGGTGACATTTGTGAAGCAAGTAAAGAATTAG